A genomic window from Pseudomonas argentinensis includes:
- a CDS encoding LLM class flavin-dependent oxidoreductase: protein MSKQILLNAFNMNCVGHIHHGLWTHPHDQSVNFNGLSYWTDLAQLLERGLFDGLFIADILGVYDVYGSGIDLPLLEAIQLPVNDPLLLVSAMASVTRHLGFGVTANLSYEAPYTFARRLSTLDHLTGGRIGWNIVTGYLESAAKAMGLSQQVEHDRRYDQADEYLEVLYKLLEGSWQDDAVLADRERRVYAQPGKVHKVRHHGEFYQVEGYHLSQPSPQRTPLLFQAGSSARGSRFAGQHAECVFIGGNGIEAVRAQVEQVRASAVAAGRKGDAIKVFMGIAVIVAPTEADARDKHAEYLRYASPEAGIAHFSSSTGIDLAAFGLDEPLPARKTNAIESVVKTFTGWTKRRLLEQHALGGRYPVLIGSSGQVAEQLIEWIDATGLDGFNLTRIVTPQSYADFIDLVIPELQQRGRYKTAYAGGALRHKLFGNGPRLPADHPAATWRDPARLQQANAIPHELRSLSANALNLL from the coding sequence ATGAGCAAACAGATCCTCCTCAACGCCTTCAACATGAACTGCGTTGGGCATATTCACCATGGCCTGTGGACGCACCCCCATGATCAGTCGGTGAACTTCAACGGGCTGAGCTACTGGACCGACCTGGCCCAGCTACTGGAGCGTGGGCTGTTCGACGGGCTGTTCATCGCCGACATCCTCGGCGTTTATGACGTGTACGGCAGCGGCATCGACCTGCCCCTGCTGGAAGCCATCCAGTTGCCGGTTAACGACCCGCTGCTGCTGGTGTCGGCCATGGCCAGCGTCACCCGTCACCTGGGTTTCGGGGTCACCGCCAATCTCAGCTACGAGGCGCCCTACACCTTCGCCCGCAGGCTCTCCACCCTCGATCACCTGACTGGTGGCCGCATCGGCTGGAATATCGTCACCGGTTACCTGGAAAGCGCCGCCAAGGCCATGGGCCTGAGCCAGCAGGTCGAGCACGACCGCCGTTACGACCAGGCCGACGAATACCTGGAAGTGCTCTACAAGCTGCTCGAAGGCAGCTGGCAGGACGATGCCGTACTCGCCGACCGCGAACGGCGCGTCTACGCCCAGCCCGGCAAGGTGCACAAGGTGCGCCACCACGGCGAGTTCTATCAGGTCGAGGGTTACCACCTCAGCCAGCCCTCGCCACAGCGCACCCCGCTGCTCTTCCAGGCCGGCTCGTCGGCGCGCGGTTCACGCTTTGCCGGGCAGCACGCCGAGTGCGTGTTTATCGGCGGCAATGGCATCGAGGCGGTACGCGCCCAGGTCGAGCAGGTGCGCGCCAGCGCCGTGGCGGCTGGGCGCAAGGGCGATGCGATCAAGGTATTCATGGGTATCGCCGTGATCGTCGCGCCCACCGAGGCCGATGCCCGTGACAAGCACGCCGAGTACCTGCGCTACGCCAGCCCGGAAGCCGGCATCGCGCACTTTTCCAGCTCCACCGGGATAGACCTGGCCGCCTTCGGCCTCGACGAGCCGCTTCCGGCGCGCAAGACCAACGCCATCGAATCGGTGGTGAAAACCTTCACCGGCTGGACCAAGCGCCGGCTGCTGGAACAGCACGCCCTGGGCGGCCGCTACCCGGTATTGATCGGCTCGTCCGGCCAGGTGGCCGAACAGCTGATCGAGTGGATCGACGCCACCGGCCTGGACGGTTTCAACCTTACGCGCATCGTCACCCCGCAAAGTTACGCCGACTTCATCGACCTGGTGATCCCCGAGCTGCAACAGCGCGGCCGCTACAAGACCGCCTACGCAGGCGGTGCCCTGCGCCACAAGCTGTTTGGTAACGGCCCCCGGCTGCCGGCGGATCACCCGGCCGCCACCTGGCGCGACCCTGCCCGCCTGCAACAGGCCAACGCCATCCCCCACGAACTGCGAAGCCTCAGCGCCAACGCGCTGAACCTGCTCTGA
- a CDS encoding SfnB family sulfur acquisition oxidoreductase, with product MNALLKTAAVTIRDDAEALATAARLAEHFATGAAERDANRQLPYGELEQFSQSGLGGISVPKAFGGVGVSAVTLANVIARIAQADGSLGQIPQNHFYALEVLRVNGNEAQQRRLYAEVLAGQRFGNALAELGTRTALDRNTRLTRSADGYRIDGRKFYCTGALFAQRIPTLAIDEDGVGFLAFVPRQASGVQVIDDWSGFGQRTTGSGSVVFEGVAVAADDVVPFQSAFERPTTVGPFAQLLHAAIDTGIARGAYEDLLHFVRHKSRPWIDAGVDKASDDPLTQQEIGKLRVRLAASEALLERAGEFVDRAQSAPDADSMAAASIAVAEARAISTETSLLLGSKLLELAGSRATLAEHGLDRHWRNARTHTLHDPVRWKYHAIGDFYLNDRLPPRRGTI from the coding sequence ATGAACGCACTTCTCAAAACCGCAGCGGTAACCATCCGCGACGACGCCGAGGCGCTGGCTACTGCCGCGCGCCTGGCAGAGCACTTCGCAACCGGTGCAGCCGAACGCGATGCCAATCGCCAGTTGCCCTATGGCGAGCTGGAGCAGTTCAGCCAGTCCGGCCTCGGCGGTATCAGCGTGCCCAAGGCTTTTGGCGGCGTAGGGGTTTCCGCCGTCACCCTGGCCAACGTCATCGCCCGCATCGCCCAGGCCGACGGCTCGCTGGGGCAAATCCCCCAGAACCATTTCTACGCTCTGGAAGTGCTGCGGGTGAACGGCAACGAGGCACAACAACGCCGTTTGTATGCCGAGGTGCTGGCCGGCCAGCGCTTTGGCAATGCCCTGGCCGAACTGGGCACCAGGACCGCGCTGGATCGTAACACGCGGCTGACCCGCAGCGCCGACGGCTACCGCATCGACGGGCGCAAGTTCTACTGCACCGGCGCCCTCTTCGCCCAGCGCATCCCCACCCTGGCGATCGATGAAGACGGCGTCGGCTTCCTCGCCTTCGTGCCGCGCCAGGCCAGCGGCGTGCAGGTGATCGACGACTGGAGCGGCTTTGGCCAGCGCACCACCGGCAGTGGCAGCGTGGTGTTCGAAGGCGTGGCGGTGGCGGCCGATGACGTGGTGCCGTTCCAGAGCGCCTTCGAGCGCCCGACCACGGTCGGCCCGTTCGCCCAACTGCTGCACGCGGCCATCGACACCGGCATCGCCCGTGGCGCTTATGAAGACCTGCTGCATTTCGTGCGGCACAAGTCGCGCCCATGGATCGACGCCGGCGTCGACAAGGCCAGTGATGATCCGCTGACCCAGCAGGAAATCGGCAAGCTGCGCGTGCGCCTGGCGGCCAGCGAGGCGCTGCTGGAGCGCGCCGGCGAATTCGTCGACCGCGCCCAGTCCGCCCCGGATGCCGACAGCATGGCGGCAGCCTCGATTGCGGTCGCCGAAGCCCGGGCGATCAGCACGGAAACCTCGCTGCTGCTGGGCAGCAAGCTGCTGGAGCTGGCCGGCAGCCGCGCCACCCTGGCCGAACACGGCCTCGACCGTCACTGGCGCAACGCCCGCACCCACACCCTGCACGACCCGGTGCGCTGGAAGTACCACGCCATTGGCGACTTCTACCTCAACGACCGCCTGCCACCGCGCCGGGGGACGATCTGA
- a CDS encoding SfnB family sulfur acquisition oxidoreductase — protein MTRPITLEDSVSDQDVAPPLHPAAILTSDADALEAARALAQAAQADVIQRDRERRLPWELVERFTASGLGSIAVPRAFGGQQLSYPTIAEVFRIISAVDPALGQIPQNHFGLIGLLHAAASPEQQQRLFASVLAGWRIGNGGPERGSKHTLELRARLTQRDGRWLLSGEKFYSTGALFAHWVTAKALDDQGRPWLAFIQRGRAGLRIVNDWSGFGQRTTASGTVLLNEVEVDENNLVPLWPLAGKPSIQGAFSQLIQAAIDLGIADGAVRDAIAFVREKSRPWIDAKVERAGDDPYVIADIGRLQIELHAAEALLHGAARVLDDVAAAPIDADGAARASIAVAEAKALTTEISLQASEKLLELAGSRATLAEFGLDRHWRNARTHTLHDPVRWKYHAIGAWHLNGTRPNRHSWI, from the coding sequence ATGACCCGTCCGATTACCCTTGAGGACAGCGTCTCCGACCAGGACGTCGCACCGCCCCTACACCCCGCTGCCATTCTGACCAGCGATGCCGACGCACTGGAGGCCGCCCGTGCCCTGGCCCAGGCCGCCCAGGCCGATGTCATCCAGCGCGACCGCGAACGGCGCCTGCCTTGGGAGCTGGTGGAGCGTTTCACCGCCAGCGGCCTGGGCAGTATCGCCGTGCCGCGCGCCTTTGGCGGCCAGCAGCTGTCGTACCCGACCATCGCCGAAGTGTTTCGCATCATCAGCGCCGTCGACCCGGCGCTGGGGCAGATTCCGCAAAACCACTTCGGCCTGATCGGCCTGCTGCACGCCGCCGCCAGCCCGGAGCAACAGCAGCGCCTGTTCGCCAGCGTGCTCGCCGGCTGGCGCATCGGCAACGGCGGCCCCGAGCGCGGCAGCAAGCACACCCTGGAGCTGCGTGCACGCCTGACCCAGCGCGACGGCCGCTGGCTGCTCAGTGGCGAGAAGTTCTACTCCACCGGCGCCCTGTTCGCCCACTGGGTGACCGCCAAGGCGCTGGACGACCAGGGCCGCCCGTGGCTGGCCTTTATCCAGCGCGGCCGCGCCGGATTGCGCATCGTCAATGACTGGTCCGGCTTCGGCCAGCGCACCACCGCCAGCGGCACCGTGCTGCTCAATGAGGTGGAGGTCGATGAGAACAACCTCGTGCCGCTGTGGCCATTGGCCGGCAAGCCAAGCATCCAGGGCGCGTTTTCCCAATTGATCCAGGCGGCCATCGACCTGGGCATCGCCGACGGCGCGGTGCGTGACGCCATCGCCTTCGTGCGTGAGAAATCCCGGCCATGGATCGACGCCAAGGTCGAGCGCGCCGGTGATGACCCTTACGTGATCGCCGATATCGGCCGCCTGCAGATCGAGCTGCACGCCGCCGAGGCACTGTTGCATGGGGCCGCCCGCGTGCTCGACGACGTGGCCGCTGCCCCCATCGATGCGGACGGCGCCGCGCGGGCCTCGATCGCCGTGGCCGAAGCCAAGGCGCTCACCACCGAAATCAGCCTGCAGGCCAGCGAAAAGCTGCTGGAGCTGGCCGGCAGCCGCGCCACCCTGGCCGAGTTCGGCCTCGACCGCCATTGGCGCAACGCCCGCACCCACACCCTGCACGACCCGGTGCGTTGGAAGTATCACGCCATCGGCGCCTGGCACCTCAACGGCACTCGCCCCAACCGCCATTCCTGGATCTGA
- a CDS encoding acyl-CoA dehydrogenase family protein yields MSSEARLHLARPEQPLFAAHLFPADFGSRSATVERLARQLAASAVERDKAGGSALAERELLRGSGLLTLAVPQQFGGQGAAWPEIYRIVRHLAAADSSLAHLFAFQHLQVATILLFASPEQQRHWLTTTVQERWFWGNATNGRDVGLHLTRREEHFELNGSKSFCSGALGADALVISAPRGKNSEDRVFIVLPSGREGLAVNQDWDGFGQRQTDSGTVQFEQVFVDGSELLGPVGPSPRTTLRACLSQLILTQLYLGNAQGALDAALRYTREQSRPWPASGVAQAGDDPFIQQRYGELWLRYRAALPLAEHAAQRLQSAWEKSALTAAERAEVALAISEAKVVAVRAALDITSLIFENMGARATSSRYGFDRFWRNVRVHSLHDPIDYKVRDLGHWLLSGQGPPPSLYS; encoded by the coding sequence ATGAGCAGCGAAGCACGCCTTCATTTGGCCCGCCCGGAACAACCGCTGTTCGCCGCGCATCTGTTCCCGGCCGATTTCGGCAGCCGCAGCGCCACGGTCGAGCGCCTGGCCCGCCAGTTGGCAGCCAGCGCCGTGGAGCGCGACAAGGCCGGCGGCAGCGCACTGGCCGAGCGCGAATTGCTGCGCGGCAGCGGCCTGCTGACTCTCGCCGTGCCGCAGCAATTTGGTGGCCAAGGCGCAGCCTGGCCGGAGATCTACCGCATCGTGCGCCACCTGGCCGCGGCGGACAGCTCGCTCGCCCACCTGTTTGCCTTCCAGCACCTGCAGGTGGCGACCATCCTGCTGTTCGCCAGCCCCGAGCAGCAGCGCCACTGGCTGACCACCACGGTGCAGGAGCGCTGGTTCTGGGGCAATGCCACCAATGGCCGTGACGTCGGGCTGCACCTTACCCGGCGCGAGGAGCACTTCGAGCTCAACGGCAGCAAATCGTTCTGCTCCGGCGCCCTGGGCGCCGATGCCCTGGTGATCAGTGCACCACGCGGCAAGAACTCCGAAGATCGCGTGTTCATCGTGCTGCCCAGCGGGCGCGAAGGCCTGGCGGTGAATCAGGACTGGGACGGCTTCGGCCAGCGCCAGACCGACAGCGGCACCGTGCAGTTCGAGCAGGTGTTCGTCGACGGCAGCGAGCTGCTCGGCCCGGTCGGCCCCAGCCCGCGCACCACCCTGCGCGCGTGCCTGTCGCAGCTGATCCTTACCCAGCTCTACCTGGGCAACGCCCAGGGCGCGCTGGACGCCGCACTGCGCTACACCCGCGAACAGAGCCGCCCCTGGCCGGCCTCCGGCGTGGCCCAGGCAGGTGACGACCCGTTCATCCAGCAACGCTACGGCGAGCTGTGGCTGCGTTATCGCGCCGCTCTGCCCCTGGCCGAGCACGCCGCGCAGCGCCTGCAGAGCGCCTGGGAAAAATCCGCACTCACCGCCGCCGAACGCGCCGAGGTCGCCCTGGCCATCAGTGAGGCCAAGGTGGTGGCAGTGCGTGCTGCGCTGGATATCACCAGTCTGATCTTCGAGAACATGGGCGCCCGCGCCACCAGCTCGCGCTACGGCTTCGATCGCTTCTGGCGCAACGTGCGGGTGCACAGCCTGCACGACCCCATCGACTACAAGGTGCGCGACCTCGGTCACTGGCTGCTCAGCGGCCAGGGCCCGCCGCCCTCGCTGTACAGCTGA
- a CDS encoding aliphatic sulfonate ABC transporter substrate-binding protein, producing MSLLHSLHRPLLALLLSFGLATAPLSQAAEQLRIGYQKSSTLISLLKRQGTLEKALADQGVSISWHEFPSGQPLLESLSVGNIDLSADVADTVPVFARAAGADLAYFAQEAPSPHAQAIVVREDSPIKTLADLKGKKVAVTKAAGVHYLLIAALAKAGLKFGDIEPAYLTPADGRAAFENRKVDAWVTWEPFLSGAQQQLSTRILADGGGLADYQRYYLSSAAFAKARPQVLQSVFSELVKAGDWLRANPRQAAEILGPLWGNLDPVVVEQANAKRSYQVRLVDPGSLAEQQKIADAFFAAGLLPKAVDASKVTLWSPAK from the coding sequence ATGTCATTGCTCCACTCCCTGCACCGCCCTTTGCTTGCTTTGCTTCTGAGCTTCGGCCTCGCCACCGCGCCGCTGTCTCAAGCCGCTGAACAGCTGCGCATCGGCTACCAGAAATCCTCGACCCTGATCAGCCTGCTGAAGCGCCAGGGCACCCTGGAAAAGGCGCTGGCGGACCAGGGCGTCAGCATCAGCTGGCACGAATTCCCCAGCGGCCAGCCGCTGCTGGAATCGCTCAGTGTCGGCAATATCGACCTCTCGGCCGACGTCGCCGATACCGTACCGGTGTTCGCCCGGGCCGCTGGTGCCGACCTCGCCTATTTCGCCCAGGAAGCGCCCTCGCCCCACGCCCAGGCCATCGTCGTGCGCGAGGATTCGCCGATCAAAACCCTGGCCGACCTAAAAGGCAAGAAGGTCGCCGTCACCAAGGCTGCCGGCGTTCACTACCTGCTGATTGCCGCACTGGCCAAGGCGGGGCTGAAATTCGGCGACATCGAACCGGCCTACCTGACGCCCGCCGACGGCCGCGCCGCCTTCGAGAACCGCAAGGTCGACGCCTGGGTGACCTGGGAGCCATTCCTCAGTGGCGCCCAGCAGCAACTGTCCACCCGTATCCTCGCCGACGGCGGAGGCCTGGCCGACTACCAGCGCTATTACCTGAGCAGCGCCGCCTTCGCCAAGGCTCGTCCGCAGGTGTTGCAGAGCGTGTTCAGCGAACTGGTGAAAGCCGGTGACTGGCTGCGCGCCAACCCGCGCCAGGCGGCTGAAATCCTCGGCCCGCTGTGGGGCAATCTCGACCCCGTGGTGGTCGAGCAAGCCAATGCCAAACGCAGCTACCAAGTTCGCCTGGTCGATCCGGGCAGCCTGGCCGAACAACAGAAAATCGCCGATGCCTTCTTTGCCGCGGGCCTGCTGCCCAAGGCCGTCGATGCCAGCAAGGTCACTCTCTGGAGCCCCGCGAAATGA
- a CDS encoding OprD family porin gives MNKSTLALAVTLATLATEASAAGFIEDSKASVGLRNFYYDLNTKNTANNNGKAQEWGQGFIFNYASGFTQGTVGFGVEAIGLLGVKLDSGGRAGKAGRDRTPGQLFPLDSDGSAVDDYSKAGVTAKLRLSRTEARIGTLQPKLPVVIFNDGRLLPQTFEGGQITSNEIDGLTLTAGQLESTKTRSSTDDIALRIAGASGEADTNTFYFAGGDWKATPDLTLQYYYGNLEDFYKQHFLGLVHNWAIGPGSLKSDLRYFDSNSDGKNGSAAGRAQGYTSNGYYGNGVTTGEVDNQTWSALFTYTLGGHSAGLGYQQVEGDSAFPFLNQWGGSSSYLITDRQIGKFASAGERTWVAEYAYDFAKLGVPGLKASLAYLKGDNVDSSSSDLKEWERDLRLDYTLLDGPLKGLGVSWRNATQRGNVATDADENRLILSYTLTLL, from the coding sequence ATGAACAAGTCCACCCTGGCGCTGGCTGTCACCCTGGCCACTCTGGCCACCGAAGCGAGCGCCGCCGGTTTCATCGAAGACAGCAAGGCCAGCGTCGGCCTGCGCAATTTCTATTACGACCTGAACACCAAGAACACCGCCAACAACAATGGCAAGGCGCAGGAGTGGGGGCAGGGGTTCATCTTCAACTACGCCTCCGGTTTCACCCAGGGCACCGTCGGCTTCGGCGTCGAGGCCATCGGCCTGCTTGGCGTGAAGCTCGACTCCGGCGGCCGGGCTGGCAAGGCCGGCCGTGATCGCACCCCAGGCCAGCTGTTCCCGCTCGACAGCGACGGCAGCGCGGTGGACGACTATAGCAAGGCCGGGGTGACCGCCAAACTGCGTCTGTCCAGGACCGAAGCGCGCATCGGCACCCTGCAGCCCAAGCTGCCGGTGGTGATATTCAACGATGGCCGCCTGCTGCCGCAGACCTTCGAAGGCGGGCAGATCACTTCCAATGAAATCGACGGCCTGACGCTGACCGCCGGCCAGCTGGAAAGCACCAAGACCCGCAGTTCCACCGACGACATCGCCCTGCGCATCGCCGGTGCCTCGGGCGAGGCCGACACCAACACCTTCTACTTCGCTGGCGGCGACTGGAAGGCCACCCCGGACCTGACGCTGCAGTACTACTACGGCAACCTGGAAGACTTCTACAAACAGCACTTCCTTGGCCTGGTCCATAACTGGGCGATCGGGCCGGGGTCGCTGAAGAGCGACCTGCGCTACTTCGACAGCAATTCCGATGGCAAGAACGGCAGCGCGGCGGGCCGTGCCCAGGGCTACACCAGCAACGGCTACTACGGTAATGGCGTGACCACCGGCGAGGTCGACAACCAGACCTGGAGCGCCTTGTTCACCTACACCCTGGGTGGCCACTCCGCCGGCCTGGGCTACCAGCAGGTCGAAGGCGACAGCGCCTTCCCGTTCCTCAACCAGTGGGGCGGCTCGTCGTCCTACCTGATCACCGACCGGCAGATCGGCAAGTTCGCCAGTGCCGGCGAGCGCACCTGGGTGGCCGAATACGCCTACGATTTCGCCAAGCTCGGCGTGCCGGGCCTGAAGGCCAGCCTCGCCTACCTCAAGGGTGACAACGTCGACTCCTCCAGCAGTGACCTCAAGGAGTGGGAGCGTGACCTGCGCCTGGATTACACCCTGCTCGACGGCCCGCTCAAGGGCCTGGGCGTGTCCTGGCGCAATGCCACCCAGCGCGGCAACGTCGCCACCGATGCCGACGAGAATCGCCTGATCCTGAGCTACACCCTGACGCTGCTGTAA
- a CDS encoding aliphatic sulfonate ABC transporter substrate-binding protein — protein sequence MNRTALRVGLAALLAAWLPVAAHGAPLKEIRLDYAFYSPESLVIKHNGWLEKDFAPSGTEVRWVLSRGSNNSLEFLNSGASNFALTSSISAFVSRANGQPVKAVYSYLWYVPSAILVQADSPYRTLHDLRGKQIAATKGTDPYFFLLRALAAESLEPTDVKIVHLQHPEGRTALEQGRVDGWAGLDPHMAGAQLAGARLIYENAGFGLGAFLNTQERFLSEQPEAVATVVKAYERARRWIVANPEQAAQLIAGETQLPVEVIRLQLGRYDFSKPLPGQRHLEAIEPVIPLLVSDGVLRRNADTEAALASLIDARIAKQIVEVRDEPR from the coding sequence ATGAACAGAACCGCTTTACGTGTCGGGCTCGCCGCCCTGCTTGCCGCCTGGCTGCCGGTTGCCGCGCATGGGGCGCCGCTCAAGGAAATTCGCCTGGATTACGCCTTTTATTCGCCGGAAAGCCTGGTAATCAAACACAACGGCTGGCTGGAAAAAGACTTCGCGCCTTCTGGTACCGAGGTGCGCTGGGTGCTTTCCCGGGGCAGCAACAACTCGCTGGAATTTCTCAACAGCGGCGCGTCGAATTTCGCGCTTACCTCCAGTATCTCGGCCTTTGTCAGCCGCGCCAACGGCCAGCCGGTCAAGGCCGTCTACAGCTACCTCTGGTACGTGCCCAGTGCCATCCTGGTACAGGCCGATTCACCCTACCGAACATTGCATGACCTGCGTGGCAAACAGATCGCCGCCACCAAGGGCACCGACCCGTACTTCTTTCTGCTGCGCGCCCTGGCCGCCGAAAGCCTCGAGCCGACCGACGTGAAAATCGTCCACCTGCAACATCCCGAGGGGCGCACCGCGCTGGAGCAAGGCCGAGTGGACGGCTGGGCGGGGCTCGACCCGCACATGGCCGGTGCGCAACTGGCCGGCGCGCGCTTGATCTACGAAAACGCCGGTTTTGGTCTTGGCGCCTTTCTCAATACCCAGGAGCGCTTCCTCAGCGAACAGCCCGAAGCCGTGGCCACGGTGGTCAAGGCCTACGAGCGCGCACGTCGCTGGATCGTCGCCAACCCCGAGCAGGCCGCTCAACTGATCGCCGGTGAAACCCAACTGCCGGTCGAAGTGATTCGCCTGCAACTGGGCCGTTACGATTTCAGCAAACCGCTGCCAGGCCAGCGGCATCTGGAGGCGATCGAGCCGGTCATCCCGCTACTGGTTAGCGATGGTGTGCTGCGCCGCAATGCCGATACCGAGGCGGCACTGGCCAGCCTGATCGATGCCCGCATCGCCAAGCAAATTGTCGAGGTCCGCGATGAGCCGCGCTGA
- a CDS encoding ABC transporter permease has protein sequence MSRAESLSRAQSSLVWRSRLPGLSSLRGWLLPLTLLAVLEAVVRIGWIPAYLMPAPSELAITLWELADGPLWAHILASTLRVLAGFAIGASLALLLGSLVGLSRRLEAYLDPTFQALRAVPGLAWVPLLLIWLGIDESSKVTLIAIGSFFRVYLNLVAGIRNVDRKLVEVGELYDLSRLATVRRIFVPAAQPYLFTGLRAGLSMAWLCVVAAELLAATEGIGYLLTDGREVSRPDLVLVAIATLAVMGKLSDSLLKALEIRALAWRDNYGAEK, from the coding sequence ATGAGCCGCGCTGAGAGTCTATCTCGTGCCCAGTCGAGCCTTGTATGGCGCAGCCGGCTGCCTGGCTTGTCGAGCCTGCGCGGATGGTTGCTGCCACTGACGTTACTGGCCGTGCTCGAAGCGGTGGTGCGTATCGGTTGGATACCTGCCTATCTGATGCCCGCGCCCAGCGAGCTGGCGATCACTCTCTGGGAGCTGGCCGACGGCCCGCTGTGGGCCCACATCCTCGCCAGCACCCTGCGTGTGCTGGCAGGATTCGCCATTGGCGCTTCGCTGGCGCTGCTACTCGGCTCGCTGGTCGGGTTGAGCCGCCGGCTGGAAGCCTACCTGGATCCGACCTTCCAGGCCTTGCGTGCCGTTCCGGGCCTGGCCTGGGTACCGCTTCTGCTGATCTGGCTGGGCATCGACGAGTCGTCGAAAGTCACCCTGATCGCCATTGGTTCGTTCTTTCGGGTGTACCTGAACCTGGTGGCCGGCATCCGTAACGTCGACCGCAAACTGGTCGAGGTGGGCGAGCTGTACGACCTCTCACGTCTGGCGACCGTCCGCCGGATTTTCGTGCCGGCCGCGCAGCCGTATCTGTTCACAGGTTTGCGGGCGGGCCTGTCGATGGCCTGGCTGTGTGTGGTGGCAGCCGAACTGCTGGCCGCTACCGAAGGCATCGGCTACCTGCTGACCGATGGTCGTGAAGTCTCGCGCCCCGATCTCGTGCTGGTGGCCATCGCCACCCTGGCGGTGATGGGCAAACTGAGCGACAGCCTGTTGAAGGCCCTGGAAATCCGTGCGCTGGCCTGGCGGGACAACTACGGCGCAGAGAAATGA
- a CDS encoding ABC transporter ATP-binding protein: MIALIELRRVSKSFGATLVLDDVSWGLVAGEVVSLLGPSGCGKSTLLRIAAGLDRDYQGGLQLGTQLQRGRGNGIGVVFQEPRLMPWLSVAQNVGFVDGRIADDKWVQQLLHDVGLQGRGDALPKQLSGGQAQRVAIARALYSKPQVLLLDEPFSAVDAFTRMKLQDLLVDLAARYAIAVLLVTHDLDEAFYLSDRVLILGGTPSRLQRELAVPLARPRDRRSPHLAQLRSEALTELYQSHAL; encoded by the coding sequence ATGATCGCCTTGATCGAACTGCGGCGAGTCAGTAAATCCTTCGGTGCCACTCTGGTGCTCGATGACGTCAGCTGGGGCCTGGTCGCGGGGGAAGTGGTCAGCCTGCTCGGCCCCAGTGGTTGCGGCAAGAGCACCTTGCTGCGCATCGCCGCGGGGCTGGATCGCGACTACCAGGGCGGCTTGCAGTTGGGTACACAGTTGCAGCGGGGGCGTGGCAACGGCATCGGCGTGGTGTTCCAGGAACCGCGGCTGATGCCCTGGCTCAGCGTGGCGCAGAACGTCGGCTTTGTCGATGGCCGGATCGCCGACGACAAATGGGTACAGCAGCTGCTGCATGACGTTGGCCTGCAGGGGCGCGGTGATGCCTTGCCCAAGCAGCTGTCGGGCGGCCAGGCGCAACGTGTGGCGATTGCCCGGGCGCTGTACAGCAAACCCCAGGTGCTGCTGCTCGACGAACCGTTCAGTGCGGTGGATGCCTTCACGCGGATGAAACTGCAGGATCTGCTGGTGGATCTGGCGGCCCGCTACGCAATCGCCGTGCTGCTGGTCACCCATGACCTGGACGAGGCGTTCTACCTCAGTGATCGGGTGCTGATTCTCGGCGGTACGCCCAGCCGGTTGCAGCGAGAACTGGCGGTGCCGCTGGCGCGTCCCCGTGATCGGCGCTCGCCCCACCTGGCGCAGCTGCGAAGTGAAGCACTGACCGAGTTGTACCAGTCCCACGCGCTGTAA
- the sseA gene encoding 3-mercaptopyruvate sulfurtransferase, with product MTFGPLVTTDWLAREGNAADLVLFDASTYLPNEAKNGREEYLKAHIPGARFFDIEAFSDPDTPLPHTLPSQGRFSRLAGAQGVGNDSRVVVYDQKGLFSAARAWWLFRYFGHQNVAVLDGGLPKWLAEQRATEAGEPAAASERSFQVNVHSRKVRGLGDVLEAVERDDTLILDARAANRFDGSTAEARPGVASGHIPGSQNLPYSRLLRSDHTLQPADTLRTLFSAAGVDGKKPVITSCGSGVTAAVLLLGLEVAGLPEGALYDGSWTEWGSRADTPKATGVV from the coding sequence ATGACTTTTGGACCATTGGTAACCACCGACTGGCTGGCCCGCGAAGGCAATGCCGCGGACCTGGTGCTGTTCGACGCCAGCACCTACCTGCCCAACGAGGCGAAGAATGGCCGCGAGGAATACCTGAAGGCGCATATTCCCGGCGCCCGCTTCTTCGATATCGAGGCCTTCTCCGACCCCGACACGCCGCTGCCCCACACCCTGCCGTCCCAGGGCCGCTTCTCGCGGCTGGCCGGCGCCCAGGGCGTGGGCAACGACAGCCGCGTGGTGGTCTACGACCAGAAGGGGCTGTTCTCCGCCGCCCGCGCCTGGTGGCTGTTTCGCTACTTCGGTCATCAGAATGTGGCGGTACTCGATGGCGGCCTGCCCAAATGGCTGGCCGAACAACGCGCCACCGAAGCCGGCGAGCCGGCGGCCGCCAGCGAACGCAGCTTCCAGGTCAACGTGCACAGCCGCAAGGTTCGGGGGCTGGGCGATGTGCTGGAGGCGGTCGAGCGCGACGACACGCTGATTCTCGATGCCCGCGCCGCCAATCGCTTCGACGGCAGCACCGCCGAGGCGCGCCCGGGTGTCGCCTCGGGGCATATCCCCGGCAGCCAGAACCTGCCCTACAGCCGGCTTTTGCGCAGCGATCACACCCTGCAACCAGCCGATACCCTGCGTACCCTGTTCAGCGCCGCAGGTGTCGATGGCAAGAAGCCGGTGATCACCAGTTGCGGCAGCGGGGTTACCGCCGCAGTCCTGCTGCTGGGCCTGGAAGTGGCCGGGCTGCCCGAAGGGGCGCTGTACGACGGCTCCTGGACCGAATGGGGCAGCCGCGCCGATACGCCGAAAGCTACCGGCGTGGTGTGA